A stretch of the Thalassotalea euphylliae genome encodes the following:
- a CDS encoding thioredoxin family protein translates to MTIKKIMLPFHSKSSQYLVVGLTVSLLAACQTTADSSSSIKAQQNHQKAYITGDVTEQTLFKDYPYFAKGYQSYQLSQQQVALVKSLPSNISLDVYFGAWCHDSQREVPRLLKALSVNPNITTKLIALDIRKQEPQGRAAASGVKYTPTIIVKQDGEEVGRIIERPKTNLVADILSFVRL, encoded by the coding sequence ATGACAATTAAAAAAATTATGCTGCCTTTCCATTCAAAATCATCACAATACTTAGTTGTAGGGCTAACCGTCAGTCTACTCGCTGCTTGTCAAACAACTGCTGATTCATCTTCTTCCATTAAAGCACAACAAAACCATCAAAAAGCCTATATTACCGGCGATGTTACCGAACAAACGCTGTTTAAAGACTACCCATACTTTGCCAAGGGTTACCAAAGTTATCAGCTTAGCCAGCAGCAAGTGGCGCTGGTAAAAAGCCTACCGAGCAACATTAGCTTAGATGTTTACTTTGGTGCTTGGTGCCATGATAGTCAGCGCGAAGTGCCACGCTTGCTAAAAGCGCTGAGTGTTAACCCAAACATAACAACCAAGTTAATCGCGCTGGATATTCGCAAACAAGAACCACAAGGGCGAGCGGCAGCTTCCGGCGTTAAATACACGCCAACTATTATTGTTAAACAAGATGGCGAGGAAGTCGGACGTATTATTGAGCGACCAAAAACAAACCTTGTTGCTGATATTCTGTCTTTTGTCCGTTTATAG
- a CDS encoding efflux RND transporter periplasmic adaptor subunit, translated as MSSSIKSRLPFIFIFGLLAALIITINWPAEQGEKKSRQRIVPVKTAAAHTEEFKDVIEALGNARANEQVLITSNYSDIVEEVSFQDGEIVKKGDILVRLNNQEEAAKVRELEANLAESVAQLNRFQDLLTKRATSKSQVDQQEAQTKAIAAQLLSARTKLNELTISAPFDGVLGFREISVGAFVQSGDVITSLDDLSTVKVDFSVPERFYTTIAVGQAIEATNTAYDDKVFMGKIVSVDPRIDNATRMVKVRAEIPNSDYALRAGMLLSINVERSVEQVLQVPESAIIPIEDNHYVFVVNDGKAMRKQVIVGRRKPGMVEIKSGLDENQPVVVEGALKLRDGTQVKVLEPKVQEPS; from the coding sequence ATGTCTAGCTCTATAAAAAGTCGTTTACCTTTTATTTTTATCTTTGGCTTACTTGCTGCGCTTATTATCACTATAAATTGGCCTGCAGAGCAGGGCGAGAAGAAAAGTCGTCAGCGCATTGTGCCAGTGAAAACTGCCGCCGCTCATACTGAAGAGTTTAAAGATGTGATTGAGGCTCTAGGTAATGCTCGTGCCAATGAGCAGGTGCTGATCACTTCAAATTATTCAGATATTGTCGAAGAAGTCTCATTTCAAGACGGTGAGATTGTAAAAAAAGGCGATATTTTAGTTCGCCTGAATAACCAAGAAGAGGCAGCGAAAGTAAGAGAGTTAGAAGCCAACCTAGCGGAGTCTGTTGCTCAGTTAAATCGCTTTCAAGACTTATTAACTAAAAGAGCAACATCGAAATCGCAAGTTGACCAGCAAGAAGCGCAAACCAAAGCGATAGCTGCTCAGCTGTTAAGTGCCCGTACAAAACTCAATGAACTGACTATCTCGGCACCTTTTGATGGCGTGCTAGGGTTTCGTGAAATCAGTGTTGGTGCGTTTGTGCAATCAGGCGACGTGATTACGTCACTTGACGACTTAAGTACGGTCAAAGTGGATTTCTCAGTACCTGAGCGTTTTTATACCACGATTGCGGTCGGGCAGGCGATTGAAGCAACGAACACTGCATACGACGATAAAGTCTTTATGGGTAAGATTGTCTCAGTTGATCCGCGTATTGATAATGCAACTCGCATGGTAAAAGTGCGCGCGGAAATCCCTAATTCTGATTATGCGCTACGCGCAGGTATGCTATTGAGCATTAACGTTGAACGTAGTGTTGAACAAGTACTGCAAGTGCCAGAAAGTGCCATTATTCCAATTGAAGACAACCACTACGTGTTTGTGGTTAATGATGGTAAAGCGATGCGTAAACAGGTGATTGTTGGCCGTCGTAAGCCGGGTATGGTGGAAATTAAAAGTGGTTTAGACGAAAACCAACCAGTCGTGGTTGAAGGGGCATTGAAACTCAGAGATGGAACACAAGTGAAGGTTCTTGAGCCGAAAGTACAGGAGCCATCATAG
- a CDS encoding efflux RND transporter permease subunit: MILSDLSVKRPVFATVVNLLIVTFGVVAFFLLPLREYPDIDPPVVSINTSYPGASAAIIETKITQLLEDRISGVEGVKNITSTSRVGRSSITIEFELDRDIDSATNDVRDRISRALRQLPEQADPPEVFKSDSDANVIVWFVMQSDTMSTLQLTDYAERYIVDRFAVVDGVAQVRVGGGRTYAMKVFLDRVAMAARGVTVDDIETTLRAQNVELPAGEIESVDRDFSIRVERSYRSETDFARMVVAKGNNGELVRLADVARVEVAAEDDENMFRGNGKNMVGLGIIKQSKANTLDVVKAARAEMGKIRESLPTGTTIRNSYDSSVFIQGSIDEVYNTLFIAMMMVILVIFLFLGNIRATIIPAVTVPVALIGSMMALSALGFSINLLTLLALVLAIGLVVDDAIVVLENIYRRIEQGQTPLMAAYEGGREVAFAVVATTLVLVAVFVPLIFISGNMGRLFTEFALAIAAAVVFSSITALSLTPMLCSKMLKHRERSSSFGQLLDKGFARLEASYANALKSSIHQPVLLVAIVIASLYAVYSLFLQLPNEYTPKEDRGDLFIIMNSAEGASYESNVKNMQQIESKLLAYQERGELDRVLVRVPGFGGSSGIAIVGLPKWDERAFSTAEFAGRMNGELSSVTDVRAFAIMRQGLRGSGNSQPVEFVIQGNTYEELAKWRDIVVARAQENPNLQSVQSDYKETFPQLLVEIDHNRAYDLGVPIGDIGKTLETMLGQRRVTTFVDRGEEYDVILEGDEADFASPTDINNVYVRSRETNELIPLSNLITIRENATSSRLNRYNRLRSVTITANLADGYLLGDALDFLNQVVRDELPDEAQVDYKGQSLLLKESGTSILFIFALALLITYFVLSAQFESFVHPFVILLTVPLALVGALAGLEYMGMSLNIYSQIGIVMLIGLAAKNGILIVEFANQLRDKGEAFETALIHASQQRLRPIIMTTFTTVTSAIPLVMAQGPGHESRMVIGVVIFAGVSLASIFTLFVVPSAYYWLCRNTGSPEAIAHELDKLQQQEQQG, encoded by the coding sequence GTGATTTTATCTGACTTATCAGTTAAACGTCCGGTCTTTGCCACGGTTGTCAATCTGCTTATTGTCACCTTCGGTGTTGTTGCGTTTTTTCTATTACCGCTGCGTGAATACCCTGATATTGACCCGCCAGTAGTTAGTATCAATACCTCATACCCCGGTGCATCAGCGGCGATCATTGAAACTAAAATTACTCAGCTCTTAGAAGATCGCATCAGTGGTGTTGAAGGGGTTAAAAATATTACCTCAACCAGTCGTGTTGGTCGTTCTAGCATTACCATTGAGTTTGAACTAGATCGCGATATTGATTCGGCGACCAACGATGTGCGCGATAGAATCTCACGCGCACTTCGCCAATTGCCAGAACAGGCAGATCCGCCAGAAGTGTTTAAATCTGACAGTGATGCCAACGTAATTGTTTGGTTTGTAATGCAAAGTGACACCATGAGTACCTTGCAACTTACTGACTATGCCGAGCGTTATATTGTTGACCGCTTTGCTGTGGTTGACGGTGTTGCGCAGGTGCGTGTGGGTGGCGGTCGCACCTATGCGATGAAAGTCTTTTTAGATCGCGTTGCTATGGCGGCACGCGGCGTCACGGTCGATGACATTGAAACCACATTACGTGCGCAAAATGTTGAATTACCGGCAGGTGAAATTGAGTCAGTTGACCGCGACTTTTCGATAAGAGTCGAGCGCAGTTATCGCTCAGAAACAGATTTTGCCCGCATGGTGGTTGCCAAAGGTAACAATGGTGAGCTGGTGCGTTTAGCGGATGTTGCTCGAGTTGAGGTGGCTGCTGAAGACGATGAAAACATGTTCCGCGGTAACGGTAAAAACATGGTCGGCCTTGGTATTATTAAGCAGTCGAAAGCAAATACCTTAGACGTGGTAAAAGCGGCGCGTGCTGAGATGGGAAAAATTCGCGAATCACTGCCAACAGGCACTACCATTCGCAACAGTTACGACTCATCAGTGTTTATTCAAGGCTCAATCGACGAAGTGTACAACACCTTGTTCATCGCCATGATGATGGTGATTTTGGTGATTTTCTTGTTCTTAGGCAATATTCGCGCAACCATCATTCCCGCGGTCACTGTACCTGTGGCGCTGATTGGCTCGATGATGGCGTTATCGGCGCTTGGCTTCTCCATCAACCTGTTGACTTTGCTCGCTTTGGTGTTAGCCATTGGTTTAGTAGTCGATGATGCAATTGTGGTCTTAGAGAACATTTATCGCCGTATCGAACAAGGACAAACGCCATTAATGGCGGCCTATGAAGGTGGGCGTGAAGTTGCCTTTGCTGTAGTGGCGACGACTTTAGTGTTAGTGGCTGTATTTGTGCCGTTGATCTTTATCTCCGGTAATATGGGTCGATTATTCACTGAGTTTGCCTTAGCGATTGCTGCCGCGGTTGTGTTTTCAAGTATCACAGCATTGTCGTTAACACCTATGCTGTGTTCAAAAATGCTAAAACACCGTGAGCGCAGTTCTTCGTTTGGTCAGTTGCTCGATAAAGGCTTTGCCCGATTAGAAGCCAGTTATGCCAATGCGTTAAAAAGCTCAATTCATCAGCCAGTGTTGTTAGTTGCCATTGTTATCGCTTCGCTATACGCCGTGTATAGCCTATTTCTGCAATTGCCTAACGAGTACACGCCAAAAGAAGACCGAGGCGATCTGTTTATTATTATGAACAGTGCCGAAGGGGCAAGCTACGAAAGTAATGTTAAGAACATGCAGCAGATTGAGAGTAAACTTTTAGCTTATCAAGAGCGTGGCGAATTAGACCGCGTGCTAGTGCGTGTGCCAGGGTTTGGTGGTTCAAGTGGTATTGCTATTGTTGGTTTACCTAAATGGGATGAACGTGCGTTTTCAACGGCTGAATTTGCGGGTCGAATGAATGGTGAATTGTCATCGGTAACCGATGTGCGAGCGTTTGCGATTATGCGCCAAGGTCTGCGCGGTTCCGGTAATAGTCAGCCAGTAGAGTTTGTGATCCAAGGAAACACCTACGAAGAGTTAGCGAAGTGGCGAGATATTGTTGTTGCCAGAGCGCAAGAAAATCCTAATTTACAAAGCGTGCAAAGTGATTACAAAGAAACTTTCCCTCAGTTGCTTGTGGAAATAGATCACAACCGTGCTTACGACTTAGGTGTACCAATTGGTGATATCGGTAAAACCCTTGAAACTATGTTGGGTCAACGCCGCGTTACTACATTTGTTGACCGTGGTGAAGAGTACGATGTTATCTTGGAAGGTGATGAAGCTGATTTTGCTAGCCCGACAGACATCAATAACGTATACGTGCGCTCGCGTGAAACTAATGAACTTATTCCGCTATCGAACTTAATTACGATTAGAGAAAATGCGACGTCATCGCGTTTAAATCGCTACAACCGCTTACGTAGTGTCACGATTACTGCCAACTTAGCTGACGGTTACTTACTCGGTGATGCGTTGGACTTCCTCAACCAAGTGGTACGAGATGAACTGCCGGATGAAGCGCAAGTGGATTACAAAGGTCAGTCATTGTTATTAAAAGAATCAGGCACCTCTATTCTGTTTATTTTCGCACTGGCTCTATTGATCACATACTTTGTACTGTCAGCACAATTTGAAAGCTTTGTTCATCCATTTGTTATTTTATTGACTGTACCCTTAGCGTTAGTGGGCGCACTAGCGGGGCTAGAATATATGGGCATGAGTCTGAATATCTACAGCCAAATTGGTATTGTTATGCTAATTGGTTTAGCGGCGAAAAACGGTATTCTAATTGTTGAATTTGCGAACCAGTTACGTGACAAAGGCGAAGCGTTTGAAACGGCATTAATTCACGCTTCTCAGCAGCGATTACGCCCTATCATAATGACCACTTTCACGACTGTGACTAGTGCGATTCCTTTAGTGATGGCACAAGGTCCGGGCCATGAAAGTCGCATGGTGATTGGGGTAGTGATTTTCGCTGGTGTATCGCTGGCCAGTATCTTCACTTTATTTGTTGTGCCTAGTGCATACTACTGGTTGTGCCGTAATACAGGCTCACCAGAAGCTATTGCCCATGAACTAGATAAGCTGCAACAACAAGAGCAGCAAGGCTAA
- the pheA gene encoding prephenate dehydratase, with the protein MEQSLDLNEIRAQITETDQQLLKLFAKRRSLTLNVAKSKAHQVRPVRDQQREQELLIRLIKQGKELGLDAHYVTSVFQTIIEDSVLNQQAYLQTLTNPNLQLPMVSVAFLGNKGSYSYLASHRYFSRRAEKIIESGCQSFADIMQQVEAGHVDYGMLPIENTSSGSINEVYDLLQHTNLAIVGEITQPIEHCLLTAVNTRLENIKTIYAHGQPFTQCSNFLDKQHDIRIEYCDSTADAMAKVYELQDETVAVIGSEEGGHLYQLHALEKSIANQDENHSRFILVARKPVDVAEQIPAKTTFILATGQKPGALVECLLVLKEKGINMCKLESRPIQGRPWEEMFYIDVEANLKSAAMQEAIGELTELTKFIKVLGCYPIEHISPTSVPAAEI; encoded by the coding sequence GTGGAGCAATCATTAGACCTAAACGAAATAAGAGCACAAATTACAGAAACCGACCAGCAATTGCTCAAGCTCTTTGCCAAGCGCCGTTCGCTCACACTCAATGTTGCCAAAAGTAAAGCACATCAGGTGCGTCCAGTACGTGATCAACAGCGTGAGCAAGAATTGCTGATTCGCTTGATCAAACAAGGTAAAGAATTAGGGTTGGATGCCCACTACGTGACCAGCGTGTTCCAAACCATTATTGAAGATTCAGTGCTTAACCAGCAGGCATACCTACAAACTCTCACCAACCCTAACTTACAATTGCCGATGGTCAGCGTGGCCTTCTTAGGCAACAAGGGTTCATACAGCTACCTTGCTAGTCACCGTTACTTCTCACGCCGCGCGGAAAAAATTATTGAATCAGGCTGTCAAAGCTTTGCTGATATTATGCAACAGGTTGAAGCTGGCCACGTTGATTACGGCATGCTACCCATTGAAAATACAAGCTCAGGTAGTATCAATGAGGTTTACGATCTGCTGCAACATACTAACCTTGCAATTGTTGGCGAAATCACACAACCCATTGAGCATTGCTTGCTAACAGCGGTTAATACTCGTTTAGAGAATATCAAAACCATCTACGCACACGGTCAACCATTTACACAGTGCAGTAATTTCTTAGACAAGCAACACGACATTCGTATTGAATATTGCGATAGCACAGCCGATGCGATGGCAAAAGTCTATGAATTACAAGATGAAACGGTTGCCGTTATTGGCAGTGAAGAAGGTGGCCACTTGTACCAGTTACACGCCTTAGAAAAGTCTATTGCCAATCAGGATGAAAACCATAGCCGCTTTATTCTTGTCGCACGAAAGCCAGTTGATGTTGCTGAGCAAATTCCTGCGAAAACGACCTTTATTCTGGCAACAGGTCAAAAACCAGGTGCCTTGGTGGAGTGTTTGTTAGTGCTAAAAGAGAAAGGCATTAACATGTGTAAATTAGAGTCTCGCCCTATTCAAGGTCGCCCATGGGAAGAAATGTTTTATATTGATGTGGAAGCCAACCTTAAATCAGCGGCAATGCAAGAAGCTATCGGTGAATTAACTGAGTTAACTAAGTTTATCAAAGTGCTAGGCTGCTACCCTATCGAACATATTTCGCCAACCAGCGTACCGGCTGCAGAAATCTAA
- a CDS encoding penicillin acylase family protein produces MNKIKPFLLGAVILLVFILATASAWIYSSIYNAMPQLDGNTALYGLNAKVEITRDEYGIATIQADSRLDAAMALGFVHGQERFFQMDLLRRNSAGELSSLFGEVALDYDKKIRVHRFRERARAIINKLSKNEFELIKAYTRGVNQGIQRLGANPFEYLLLRQTPVLWQEEDTILTVFSMYLDLQYAGGERELSLFAMQQSLPEDLFAFLTPKGTQWDAAIDGTQMPQATMPTSFPASISSKEFSSDLVVSDLNNSQTSNKEAQASLSFISTQLTEQNFVGSNNWAVSGALTKTGSAIVANDMHLGLRVPNTWYRASLEYKLPDGSPIKVTGATLPGTPNVIVGSNGHIAWGFTNSYGDWSDVVLLKTNKDKSQYLTPSGFEDFTQRNHMIAVKDQKTVEIQTQETVWGPVIGEDKNGNLLAYRWVAHDTNAVNLAHIKLETATNVEQAVKIAASAGIPAQNLMVADSQGDIAWTIMGQIPVKHGDIGELPKDWSTGEFGWKGYLAPEDYPKVISPAQRRLWTANSRVVGGQMYQHIGNGGYALGARAQQIKTRLFEQQAFDEQALLDIALDTEAIYLSRWQELLLDQILTEPALSANPHWQAALPFISQQPLMASVDSVGYRIVKAFKSKVKAQVFKQLESYLSEQDKNFSLKTVRNSLEEPLWQLVTEQPVGYLAQDMSWQTLLTESLDQALNEITEQQSLADATWGQHNAAEIKHPLSSAIPLFGGYLNMPAEPLPGDGFMPRVDGGSFGASERMIVSPGHEESGIFHMPTSQAGHPWSPYFGKGHSDWVAGKPSPFLPGETRYTLTLLPY; encoded by the coding sequence ATGAACAAAATCAAACCTTTTTTACTGGGTGCTGTCATTTTACTGGTATTTATTCTAGCTACTGCATCAGCCTGGATATACAGCAGCATATACAATGCGATGCCGCAACTAGACGGCAATACCGCGTTATATGGTCTTAACGCAAAAGTTGAAATCACTCGTGATGAATACGGTATCGCAACAATCCAAGCCGACAGCCGTTTGGATGCCGCCATGGCGCTTGGTTTTGTTCATGGCCAAGAGCGCTTTTTCCAAATGGATCTGCTGCGCCGAAACTCAGCGGGTGAGCTTTCTAGCTTGTTTGGTGAAGTTGCCCTTGATTATGATAAAAAAATTCGTGTACACCGTTTTAGAGAACGTGCCAGAGCAATTATTAATAAGCTTTCTAAGAACGAATTTGAACTGATTAAGGCCTATACTCGGGGCGTTAATCAAGGTATTCAGCGACTTGGTGCCAATCCATTCGAATATTTGTTACTACGACAAACCCCAGTGCTCTGGCAAGAGGAAGACACCATACTGACCGTATTTAGCATGTACCTTGATTTACAGTACGCTGGCGGTGAGCGCGAGTTAAGTCTTTTCGCTATGCAGCAATCATTGCCTGAAGACCTCTTTGCTTTTTTAACCCCAAAAGGTACACAGTGGGACGCAGCAATAGATGGCACGCAAATGCCGCAAGCCACTATGCCAACTAGCTTTCCAGCTAGCATATCATCTAAGGAATTCTCATCTGACTTAGTTGTTTCTGACTTAAACAATTCTCAAACAAGTAATAAAGAAGCACAAGCGTCCCTTTCCTTTATTAGCACACAACTAACAGAACAAAACTTTGTCGGTTCAAACAACTGGGCCGTATCTGGCGCACTGACTAAAACGGGTAGTGCAATTGTGGCTAACGATATGCACTTAGGGCTTCGCGTGCCCAACACTTGGTATCGAGCATCATTAGAGTACAAGTTGCCAGATGGCAGTCCGATTAAGGTAACAGGCGCGACCTTGCCTGGCACCCCCAATGTCATCGTTGGCAGTAATGGACATATTGCTTGGGGCTTCACTAATAGCTACGGCGACTGGAGTGACGTCGTCCTACTTAAAACAAACAAAGACAAAAGCCAATACTTAACACCCAGTGGCTTTGAAGATTTTACTCAGCGCAACCACATGATTGCCGTCAAAGATCAAAAAACCGTCGAAATTCAAACGCAAGAAACCGTTTGGGGGCCGGTGATTGGTGAAGATAAAAACGGCAATCTACTGGCATATCGCTGGGTGGCGCATGATACAAACGCGGTCAACTTAGCGCATATAAAATTAGAAACAGCCACCAATGTTGAACAGGCTGTAAAGATTGCAGCAAGTGCAGGCATACCTGCACAGAACTTAATGGTTGCTGATAGCCAAGGTGATATTGCTTGGACAATCATGGGGCAAATTCCAGTAAAACACGGTGACATAGGAGAACTACCAAAAGATTGGTCGACTGGCGAGTTTGGCTGGAAAGGTTACCTAGCCCCTGAAGATTACCCTAAGGTTATCTCCCCTGCACAACGACGACTATGGACAGCCAACTCTCGTGTTGTTGGCGGTCAGATGTACCAGCATATCGGTAATGGCGGCTACGCACTGGGTGCTCGCGCTCAGCAAATTAAAACCCGACTGTTTGAGCAACAAGCGTTCGACGAACAAGCTTTACTTGATATCGCGCTTGATACTGAAGCCATTTACCTGTCGCGCTGGCAAGAGCTGTTGCTAGACCAAATATTAACTGAGCCCGCACTAAGCGCGAATCCTCATTGGCAAGCAGCTCTGCCTTTTATCAGTCAGCAGCCACTGATGGCCAGTGTTGATTCCGTTGGCTACCGCATCGTTAAAGCATTTAAATCTAAGGTCAAAGCTCAAGTCTTTAAACAGTTGGAAAGTTACCTTAGTGAGCAAGATAAAAACTTTTCACTAAAAACCGTGCGAAATTCTTTAGAAGAACCACTTTGGCAATTAGTGACTGAACAACCTGTGGGCTATCTAGCACAAGACATGAGCTGGCAAACATTGCTAACAGAGTCGTTAGACCAAGCGCTTAATGAAATTACCGAACAGCAAAGCCTTGCAGATGCCACTTGGGGTCAACATAATGCCGCTGAGATTAAACACCCGCTGAGTAGCGCTATCCCTCTTTTCGGTGGTTACCTTAACATGCCAGCAGAACCATTACCTGGCGACGGCTTCATGCCAAGAGTTGATGGTGGCAGCTTTGGCGCATCAGAGCGTATGATCGTTTCGCCTGGGCATGAAGAGTCTGGCATTTTTCATATGCCTACCAGCCAGGCTGGTCATCCTTGGAGCCCATACTTTGGCAAAGGACATAGCGACTGGGTTGCAGGTAAACCTAGCCCATTTTTACCGGGTGAAACTCGCTATACGCTAACGTTGCTGCCATATTAG
- a CDS encoding nucleotidyltransferase family protein — MNITTKDFAILILAAGNSSRLGEAKQLVQIDGEYLLIRQIKLALKLSNNVTVVIGHDAETYQELLATWPVNLVENSKWSTGMGSSIACGVGNIINASNASGVLLMLVDQWQVTEQDIAKLMTAHSMGEQLATISCWNETDNSSVEFGPPVIFSQALFDQLSKLDGKQGAKFVLAKLRAQNKQLVEQIELINAKADLDTPEQLRKLQLQRKV; from the coding sequence GTGAATATCACAACTAAAGATTTTGCAATTTTAATTTTAGCCGCAGGTAACTCTTCGCGCTTAGGAGAAGCTAAGCAACTAGTTCAAATCGACGGTGAATATCTACTAATCCGCCAAATTAAACTCGCCTTAAAGCTCAGCAATAACGTAACGGTTGTCATTGGTCATGACGCTGAAACTTACCAAGAATTATTAGCGACTTGGCCGGTGAACTTAGTTGAAAATAGCAAGTGGTCAACGGGAATGGGTTCCTCTATTGCTTGCGGGGTTGGCAATATTATCAATGCTTCTAATGCTAGCGGTGTATTACTAATGCTAGTAGATCAATGGCAAGTCACTGAGCAAGATATTGCAAAGTTGATGACTGCGCACTCAATGGGAGAGCAACTTGCAACCATAAGCTGTTGGAATGAAACAGATAATAGTTCCGTTGAATTTGGCCCGCCAGTGATATTCTCGCAAGCGCTTTTTGATCAACTTAGTAAGCTAGACGGCAAACAAGGTGCAAAGTTTGTGCTGGCGAAATTGCGAGCTCAAAATAAGCAATTAGTCGAGCAGATTGAGCTTATTAACGCAAAAGCCGATTTAGATACGCCAGAGCAACTCAGAAAACTGCAACTTCAACGCAAAGTTTAA
- a CDS encoding (2Fe-2S)-binding protein, which yields MITLNVNGRAHQYSDDENMPLLWALRDILNYTGTKYGCGKGLCGACTVHLNGQPVRSCATPVSAVNGQKITTIEGLSNDGDHPVQQAWQKLNVPQCGYCQSGQMMSAAALLAANPTPNDAQIEQAMSGNICRCGTYERIKKAIHLAADLSTKTASVDDLAVDVGSTGKLSIGKQGA from the coding sequence ATGATCACCTTAAATGTAAACGGTCGCGCGCACCAATATAGCGATGATGAAAATATGCCGCTATTGTGGGCGCTGCGCGATATTCTTAATTACACAGGTACTAAGTACGGTTGCGGTAAAGGGCTATGTGGCGCTTGTACCGTTCATTTGAATGGCCAACCTGTGCGCTCTTGTGCCACCCCAGTCTCGGCTGTTAATGGGCAAAAAATTACTACCATTGAAGGCTTATCAAACGATGGTGACCACCCTGTTCAACAAGCGTGGCAAAAACTGAATGTGCCACAATGTGGTTATTGTCAATCGGGTCAAATGATGTCTGCGGCTGCGTTACTTGCTGCCAACCCAACCCCTAATGATGCGCAAATTGAACAAGCCATGAGTGGCAACATTTGTCGTTGTGGCACTTATGAAAGAATTAAAAAAGCGATTCATTTAGCGGCAGATTTATCAACCAAAACCGCGAGTGTCGACGATTTGGCTGTTGATGTTGGTTCAACTGGCAAACTCTCAATCGGTAAACAAGGGGCATAA